The Guyparkeria halophila DNA window GCTATGCCCACCAGGGCGGCAGCAACCCGCCGATCATCGTCATTCACGGCAAGCAGACCAAGCGCCTGCCGGGGCATTACCACCGTTATCTGGAATCCTACTTCCGCCGCGAACACGATCTGATGGGCACCCCGATCCGGATCGAATTCCGCACCGATTCGAACCCCTACGAGGGCAAGGTCGACCGGCGCACGCCGCTGCAAAAGGTCAAGCAGAAGAAGGCCGAGGCGCGCCGACGCTCGTCGGGTCGCGAGCCGCGTAAGGGCTGAATTCGTCTGGTTGGGAGGGATGCCAGCCCGTGGGCGAGACACGCGCCTGCGGCGCGTTTCGCTTGCCAGGCAAGCTCCCACAGTGGGGCGTCGCAAGTGCCCCATTGTGGGAGCGCGCCCCGCGCGCGAAGGCCGCCCCAGCGGCCGTCCCGGTCAGCAACCATGTCCCCCGACGTGACACGTTGAGCTTCCAGCTCTTAACTCTCTCGCCTGACCGCCTTCCCCTCAAATCCTTCCACCCACATCCGGGTCGCCCCGCACACCCCCACCGGCATGGCGAGGAAATTCGCCACCGGCACCATGGTCATCAGCGTCATCAGACTGCCAAAGCCGAGCGTCAGCGCCGGGCGTTGGCGCAGGCATCGTCGCTGCTCGCGGAATGACAGCCCGTGATTGCCGGCCGGGTTGTCGATGTATTCCAGGCTCATCATCCAGGCCGAGAAAATGAACCAGGCGAACGGCGCGATCAGGTTCAGGCCGGGGATGAACCACAGGATCACCAGCGGGATCGCCCAGGCCGCGAGATAGAGCAATCGTCCCACCTCGCTGGCGATCGCGCCGACCGCGTCGGCAATCAGGCCCTGGTCATCCTCGGGCGGTGAACGGCCGGTCAGGTGGGCCTCGACCCTCGCGGCGAGCACGGCGTTGAATGGCGCCGCGATCAGATTGGCGACCAGCGTGAAGGTGAAGAAGGTCACCAGCAGCAGCCCGAGTACCACGATGGGCATCAGCAGCCAGTAGAGGAAATCGAGCCACTCGGGCAGCAGGCCCTCGACCCAGTCGCCGGCACTGCTGACCAGCAGCCAGCCCGCCAGGCCGAACAGCAGCGTATTGATGAAAAGCGGGATCAGGGTGAAGCGGCGCAGCCCCGGTTGCCACATCAGTCGCAGACCGGCCAGCCAGTAGCCCAGCCCGCCCATTTCGCGCGCCGCTCGCGTCAGTGGTTGATTCATTCGCTTGCTCCGTCGGCTCGAGTGGCCCGTTGTGCCAGGCGCGCCGCGCCCACCGCCGCCTCGGTGTGTTCGGCCGTCTGCACCGGCACGCCCAGGGCCCTTGCGCGGATGCGGGAGAACACCGGGTTGTGCGCCCCGCCGCCGGAGGACAGCACCCGCCGCACGGCGGTGCCGCCCAGCGCGGCGAACCGTCGATAGCCCAGCGCCTCGATGCGTGCGATGCCGCGCAGCATCCCGCCGAGAAACGCGGCGGGGTCGTCCGGCCGCGGCGTCAGACGCGGGGACATGTCGGGCGCGACCACCGGAAATCGTTCGCCGCGCCCGGCCAGCGGCCAGTAACCCAGGGTGTCGGGTGCCGTCGGGTCGATCGATTCGCTCAGGCTGGCCAGTTCCTCGCTGTCGAAGAAGGCGGCCAGTACCCGTCCGCCGGTGTTGGACGCACCGGAGACGGCGAATCGGTCACCGAAACGATGGCTGTACACCCCGCTGGCCGCGTCGCTGACCGGGGTGGCACTGATCAGTTTCAGCGCCAGCGTCGAGCCCAGGCTGGTCACGCCGTCGCCCTCGGCGGTCGCGCCGCTGGCCCAGAGGGCCGCCATCGAATCGGTGGTGCCGGCGGCCACGATGGTGGTCTCCGGCAGGTTCCAGTGTCGGGCCAGGTCGGGCGTG harbors:
- the cysZ gene encoding sulfate transporter CysZ, with translation MNQPLTRAAREMGGLGYWLAGLRLMWQPGLRRFTLIPLFINTLLFGLAGWLLVSSAGDWVEGLLPEWLDFLYWLLMPIVVLGLLLVTFFTFTLVANLIAAPFNAVLAARVEAHLTGRSPPEDDQGLIADAVGAIASEVGRLLYLAAWAIPLVILWFIPGLNLIAPFAWFIFSAWMMSLEYIDNPAGNHGLSFREQRRCLRQRPALTLGFGSLMTLMTMVPVANFLAMPVGVCGATRMWVEGFEGKAVRRES
- a CDS encoding FGGY-family carbohydrate kinase, with the translated sequence MSAARHLGIDVGTSGLRVAALGADGECLWLEKADWPVPAVDHGHEQDPALWWAAFDGLMCRLGETGGLTEVDSLAFAGTSGTVLTIDTDGRPQGPALMYDDPRGDESLVALRRLDLDPDAQLSALARWRFLAEKRGRAGRPVSQADWFVTRLTGRHVSDSNNALKWGFGAVTEQWPAALLDRFGDQLPEVHRPGTAVAPITPDLARHWNLPETTIVAAGTTDSMAALWASGATAEGDGVTSLGSTLALKLISATPVSDAASGVYSHRFGDRFAVSGASNTGGRVLAAFFDSEELASLSESIDPTAPDTLGYWPLAGRGERFPVVAPDMSPRLTPRPDDPAAFLGGMLRGIARIEALGYRRFAALGGTAVRRVLSSGGGAHNPVFSRIRARALGVPVQTAEHTEAAVGAARLAQRATRADGASE